CTTCGggttctttgtttaaaaatgatgGATTTATAAGTAATATGAGAactgagaaaagggaaataattacTTTGTTCAATAACACTTATTTAGAGTAAAATGAAATTATGGttgtaaatgtgtttttccatgagaaataaacataaacaaaaatatttggcaTTAATTTATGCGATAATGTTATCAGAGTTCTTCAGAAAGTAACTTTAGAAAGTGTTGCATTATGTTGTTTTCGACATGTATCCAATGTGGTATTTCATTCTATACGACACCGTGAACATTTTAAGACAAGTGCCTGAAACTGattacagaaagaagaaatatataaaaattctcattgttttatttctcaggTCAGCAATCCTTGTCAAAAGGTCAACATCACACACAAGCTAGCAAGCAGTCAGACATGAGAAAATGTTCCAGAACTacaaaacatgaataaaacaaCACCTCCCAAACAATAGcagcaacaatgaaaaaaaatattgccttAATCTTTGCAGGGTATAGTTATGTAAACAAATAAGTATCCACATTTCTGGTTAAGAATATGAAACTTAGAGACATATTGAAAAACAATCAACTTAGCAAAAGGTGACCAATGTATGAGGACAAACTAGCAAAAAATGACTCCATCTCATAAATAAAGACtagaaggagaaataataaaattctaaaGACAGGCGGTGACTCGATGGCAGTTTTTGAGTTTTAGaagtggatattttaaaatatatggagGGAAATTTTGTGGTTCACAGTAGTAAACTTAAATCAAGTTTAGAAGGCAttctctgaaaacattttaaagtttaaatgtctggaaacatattttaaattttaatgaaagagaTTGAAGGATCCAAAGGATCGTTATTAGAATTCAGCTGTTAGCAATAATACAGTAAAGATGAAGAGTTTATGATGCATAAGAGTCTTATGATGCATAAGAGAAATGCAGACTTGGTGGAGCCATGTTTTTTACTAGGTCAGAGGAGATGCTAACTAGTTCATAGTAAATTGTCCTTAGAAACACAGGTAATTCATCCACAGTAATAGAATGGAAGATAAGTACATAAGCACAAAAGCATATGGCTGAATAGATGTAGTGAATTTCACTTGTGAAGAATATATATGAGTAAATAAACAGGTATGTTTTTTGACCACTAGCAATAAATGACAACTCTACTAAAGTATAACCACTTGAATTTGCAAAATTGTGATCCAGATATAGGTACAGTATTTTTATTCTGCAGTATATCCATACTAACAATAAACATACATGTATTTTGCAGAATCCATCTATAATAAGCATTTGTGTTTGGAAGGGAAGCAACTGAATCTAGAAATATATGACCCTTGTTCTCAAGTAAGTAAAACAAAgtacccttttattttttcaatcatgATTTGAAGAAGATTGGATAGGGTCAGTGTAAAGTTGCCAGTCTTCATACTGAATTTTCTTctcaataataattattaaaattttagacctggctagtgtggatcagtggattgagtgctggcatgcaaaccaaagggtcactggtttgattcctagtcaaggcacatgcctggtttggggccaggtccccagaagggggcacatgagaggcaaccacacattgatgtttccctctctttatccctcccttcctgtctctctaaaaaataaataaataaagtcttttaaaaaatttaagagattATTTTTAGTGCTATAAATTCCATTATCTAGCTTCTCTGTAAAGTTATGACAAAAACTGTCAtattataaatatctttaaaatagaaataattggcTGAATTCATAATATATTTCTATCAGGTCATGATGTAGCTATTAGAAGCTAATAGTTTAATGACTTATTATTCACTCCATATTTTCACAATTTCCTTTGTAGCTCACAGTAGAGTAGAGCATAAGGTAGTTTTGAGTATAAATCTCTTTGTTCATTCAAATACAAAAGAAGTACAATTAGGACTATATAAATATAGTTATTCAAGATTTCAAAACAACTCTCTGGGATGGATTCTTTTAGGTATGGAAAATATGTCTTAAATCTTTTTATCTACCCAACAATTTTTTTACTGATTTCAGTTTAGCACCAAAAATCAACAGACATTCTACCTACTAATATAGGTAGAAAATATTATCTCTTTTCAAAACAAATATGTGGATattaattcaaagaaaattattatagcttatcaatttttcaaaaacatacagATATTTTCTTAGCAAAGTATTGCAAAATGAGAGAGCTACAACTTTGTTATAGTTCACCTTTAtactttaaacttttaattaaagaGAGTGATGAAGAAATAAGGAAACTACATTTCAGAAAATACCAGTTTTTGActtatttacttcttttctcAGTGAAATGGGTCTTCATTAATTCACTCTAAAGTGTGTAATACAGGTGTCAGCTTCCACCCTTTCAATGTGCTTGGTTCATTTTCAGCCGCAGAAAGCCAGATTTTCCCTCACAAGTGAGCTGCATTGGGCAGATGGGTTTGTTATTGTGTATGACATCAGTGACAGGTCTTCGTTTGCTTTTGCAAAAGCACTGATCTACAGAATTCGGGAGCCACAGACTAGTCATTGTAAAAGGTGagatatctttcatttctttctcctttctttttagtAAATCATAGTATAGCTGTAAGCATCATTAGGAAGAGTTTAATACAGCCTTCCAATTACAAAATTTAACAGCCCTGAACAATTCACCTTCCATTCCACAGGAGTTATACACGTAGTAAAAGGAAGGAGATGAGAATACTTTATATCCTGGCTGACATAAACAGTTACTTGCCCTGAGTAAATGGCGATTTTACAAGACAGTTCCTATTGTTAACATGACACTCACTTGCAAAATAATGGTCCTCTGTACACAAGATAGTTGGCTTTCCACCCTTCCCTTTTCATTCCCACAAAAATGTTAAGGATACTAAATAAATCCAGATTTATTACATTTGGCATCCAATTCCTAGTCATTTAGTTGTTCAATCTATCAAAGTAAAATAGACAGAATAATCAAACCAATGCAAATTCTATGTATGagaatacatttttcttcatttcacctcCTAAAGTAAATAGCCCATCAGCGATTCCCCATTATTAATGGCCTTGGCACAAGGAGCTATAAAGAAAGACATAACTGTTCCTTAAACCATTCTTGCATTAGTAAATATAAGTTGAAACACATACATttcccatttaaatttttttgttttgtaaccttccccatttaaaatattttgttcataatGCTGATGTAAGGGATTCTGTGTGCTCTTAAGCAAATTTGCCCTTAGTCTAAAACAACAGTctaaactgagaagaaaaaaacacaatattatCACTGAAAATTTGTATATGtactttttatatctattttaaaagcCCCACTATCAAGAACCATCAGATAATAATTGATAAACAGCATTTCCCTGGAGTCAGTTGATGTAAATTCGTTTGTATCTGATTGGTTTTTAATCTTTAAGACctattttttgtaattataaaactGTCGGAAGCATGGTAAGAGAAAAGGATGTGATTTTGCTAAGGTACCTCTCAGCTCTGATTTCctgtgaaactatttttttaaaaccccattGTTTCCAACATTAAATGTCATATTTAAGCACCAGGACATAGGTAAGCAATGGTGAGGATATTTGTTTGATGTTCTTCCAAATCAAAGAAATCACTCAAGCATactaaaaacatgtaaaaataataataaagcttttTGACATTTCCTGTCAATCTTCTTAATGTTCTGACTAATAATTTTTAGAGTACTTTCAATTCTCAGTCTGAAGAGACTAGAAAAGCAAAATATGtcattgtttaattaaaattgcATTTGATATTTATGACTCATCTTccaatatattttatcattacccattatttacaatagttttCTGAACTATGTGGAAAAATATACTATTAATACCCTCAAAAGTCCAACACATACTGTACTTTTTTCCTCATGGCTCACAGTGCCGTGTGGATGAAAACAACTTTAAGTGGAATCTGGGGACAATATCTCTTTAGATAGAGTTGATGGCTGCCCTTGTTCAATTTTCTCCCATAGTAGATACCTTGGCAGAGTTTCGTACCACTGAAGGACTAATAATATTACTGTATTCTTCAAACAAAAGTCTGTTTTAGGAATATTTTGTTGTAACCAGTGAAAATACATTGAATTTGACAAAGATATTACCTTAACATAGttcttaaataaacaaaaaaagatccTTCAAGGTCATGAGATTGTGAAATTTTATCCTGAGTATGTGATAATGGATattaacaaagaataaaaatcaatgagtatTAAATGGCTTATACCTTGTTACAGATCTAAATTGTTCAATCATAGTTACTATTTAATAGAGTtactccttccctttttttctctccttttattttgtattttttcctttaccacttagtccccttacaccACTCTTTTCCCTGCAGTTAcaactctgttgtccatgtccatgagtccttttccctttttgcttgatccctccatccGTCACATCCCTCTGCAATAGCTATTGTtttgctctctgagtctgtcacTATATTgcttagttcattagattccacacatgagtgaaatcatatggtatttgtatttctcttactggcttatttcacttagaataatgtccttcaggtccatccatgctgtcacaataagtaaagttttcttcttttttatggctgagtagtattccattgtgtaaatatcctcTTTCCATtgataatgaaatgaaaaacaatatttagaAGCATCTTTCATGGTCTGACACGGTGACAGATAGTTTTACATATACCATTTCATTTAATCTCTATGAGAATTCTGTGTGACAATGACTATATTACCAGTTTTTATGTATCAGAGAATTGAAAGTTGGAAAAGTAGCAACCATACATTTTTAGTAAACAGAGCCATAATTCAAAAATAGGTTGGCATCACTTCAGAGTTTGCACATTAAGAGACTTGTTGCTCCTGTGTCACTTACTACACTCTTTCTAAAACAGTTCTTTACATAGATTGAGATGtgtatcacacacacatatactataaataacacacacacgatatttttttttctgttttggtccATAATCTTTTTGACATTAACCTACTTAAAAAAAGGCATTGATAATTCAATCTTGTCAAAGAATTGTGTATCTGTGTTTCAGAGCTATGGAATCAGCAGTGCTTTTGGTCGGTAACAAGCAAGATCTCTGTCATGTGCGAGAGGTTGGCTGGGAAGAAGGGCAAAAGCTGGCGCTGGATAACCGCtgccagttctgtgagctgtCTGCAGCAGAGCAGTCTCTGGAGGTAGAAATGATGTTTATCAGAGTTATCAAGGGCATCCTGACAAACTCCAAACTCAAAGAGAAGAGAAGATCCAGTGGATCTAAATCAATGGCCAAGCTGATCAATAATGTatttggaaagagaaggaaatctgtTTAGTAGGCATGTGGTCCTTGGGGACTTATTATATCAGAAAGTTTCaaacattcatttaataattGAATTTAACCTTTGTTTgccattaaaaaatcttttaaagatataaaatgatTGAACAAAAGCCATAACTGTGTTTTCCAAcatatagttttcctttttgggtgtttatattttgtatactCTTCTTCATACTTAACCTTttctttattacataaaataacacTCCGTACAATCTACTGGCTGATTACTATACAGTTTGCCTTACAAATAAACAttgcttatataatttttattaaactacTATTCTATAGGCCtgtttatctttatatatttctttagaatgaaatatatagatattcatatatttcatattttatagagCTTAATAAATTTGTGAAAGTTCATGATTTATTTAACAGAAATGcatgaatttaatttttgaaatgtccTCATAATAATCTAGTTACTTTATAATATACAAATTTTGTTTATATCATAGGTTTTAAGAGGTTAGATTTCTTGCCCATACACACATAGATTGTAGCAGGTGTGATGTTGAAaatctctgttttcctttgtatGCTATGCTAACAAGGGCGATTATAACAGATACGTTAACTTGTGCAGATAAGATCCTTTTGGGATCAAAAGATTAGTCCTTTATAGTTCATTTAGAAATCATACATCATAAGGAACAAATTAATAACTGATTGGTAAATATATAACCTTGAGGATCTTATTGCTCTAAAAGAAATATTGCATTAGAAACAAACACTTTGAACCTTCTCAGATTACTTCGAATATTTTTCAGAATTCAACTGACTCCCTTCTGGACTTTCTTATTATTTCTACTGTCTGTGCTGAGCTTGCCACCAACTACATTTCAAGATGTGGTCTTAGGCCTAACTTCAGCCAAATCACTGAAAATTAAGGTTTGAAAATCAGAGAAGTTAAACTGGGAGTATAAACAATGCTACCATATACTTGGCTACAAGTTACACATCAGTAACTTGGGGTGCAATATCTTGAGTAGACAGTTGTAGATGAGAGTGAGGGAGGGGTTACATAGAATATTAGCCTGGGTAGGAAAGGATGTATTGACATGGTGTTAATTACGTTGAATTGTGATTCAACCTTTTAGGAGTGACACCTAGAGCTAATTTCTGTAGCTTTGCTGTTCACTAGAAGTCTAGCCTTGATGATAcactagaataaaaacaaaaacagtgcaAATAAAAGAACTTCATGTGGTGGTATACAAAACCATTCAGAATGTTCATAAAAATGGGGGAGTTAGAATTGATATGGTAGGTTGGACCCAAGAGACAACCATCTGACTGTGTTCTCTGGGACAGTTCAGGGAACCTCCTCAGGAAATGAGAAATGCACTGGTGAGGCGACAATTTTAAGAAGCTTAATAATGACCATGCTCTCCAGGTCAGAGTTGACAGTAGGAAGGCTGCCATGGAACCGATGCTGACAATAGAATCCTGGAGCAGCAAAATCTGgtgctgttacagaacacaacaaggggggcctgggatgatatactattattgaaagaaggccccgggtccgttatgtcagctgccagaggaaagacgtctctcaatgccagagatttgtgaaaaggaaagaaaatgtttatttaatgctatacaaac
The sequence above is a segment of the Phyllostomus discolor isolate MPI-MPIP mPhyDis1 chromosome 2, mPhyDis1.pri.v3, whole genome shotgun sequence genome. Coding sequences within it:
- the RERGL gene encoding ras-related and estrogen-regulated growth inhibitor-like protein; amino-acid sequence: MNDVKLAVLGGPGTGKSALTVRFLTKRFIGEYASNFESIYNKHLCLEGKQLNLEIYDPCSQPQKARFSLTSELHWADGFVIVYDISDRSSFAFAKALIYRIREPQTSHCKRAMESAVLLVGNKQDLCHVREVGWEEGQKLALDNRCQFCELSAAEQSLEVEMMFIRVIKGILTNSKLKEKRRSSGSKSMAKLINNVFGKRRKSV